A DNA window from Enterobacter asburiae contains the following coding sequences:
- the fadE gene encoding acyl-CoA dehydrogenase FadE, giving the protein MMILSILATVVLLGVLFYHRVSLFLSSLILLAWTAALGVAGLWNIWLLVPLAIILLPFNLAPMRKSMISAPVFKGFRKVMPPMSRTEKEAIDAGTTWWEGDLFQGNPDWKKLHNYPQPRLTAEEQAFIDGPVEEACRMANDFAITHEMADLPPELWAYLKEHRFFAMIIKKEYGGLEFSAYAQARVLQKLAGVSGILAITVGVPNSLGPGELLQHYGTEEQKDHYLPRLARGQEIPCFALTSPEAGSDAGAIPDTGVVCMGEWQGEQVLGMRLTWNKRYITLAPIATVLGLAFKLSDPEKLLGGEEDLGITCALIPTSTPGVEIGRRHFPLNVPFQNGPTRGQDIFVPIDYIIGGPKMAGQGWRMLVECLSVGRGITLPSNSTGGLKSVAMGIGAYAHIRRQFKISIGKMEGIEEPLARIAGNAYVMDAAASLITYGIMLGEKPAVLSAIVKYHCTHRAQQSIIDAMDIAGGKGIMLGEGNFLARGYQGAPIAITVEGANILTRSMMIFGQGAIRCHPYVLEEMAAAQNNDVDAFDKLLFKHIGHVGSNKVRSFWLGLTRGLTSATPTGDATKRYYQHLNRLSANLALLSDVSMAVLGGSLKRRERISARLGDVLSQIFLASAVLKRYDDEGRQEADLPLVHWGVQDAMYQAEQAIDDLLANFPNRFVAGALRAVIFPTGRHHLAPSDKLDHKVAKILQVPSATRSRIGRGQYLTPTPHNPVGLLEEALLDVMAADPIHQKICKQLGKNLPFTRLDELAKQALAGGIINKDEAALLVKAEESRLRSINVDDFEPDELATQPVKLPEKHRKPEAA; this is encoded by the coding sequence ATGATGATTTTGAGCATTCTCGCAACCGTTGTACTGCTCGGTGTGTTGTTCTATCACCGCGTAAGTTTATTCCTGAGCAGCCTGATTCTTCTGGCCTGGACGGCTGCGCTTGGCGTCGCAGGTCTCTGGAATATCTGGCTTTTAGTCCCTCTTGCCATCATCCTTCTGCCGTTTAACCTGGCCCCGATGCGTAAATCAATGATCTCTGCGCCGGTGTTCAAGGGCTTTCGCAAAGTGATGCCGCCCATGTCGCGTACTGAAAAAGAAGCGATTGACGCGGGCACCACCTGGTGGGAAGGCGATCTGTTCCAGGGCAACCCGGACTGGAAAAAGCTGCATAACTATCCGCAGCCGCGTCTGACCGCTGAAGAGCAGGCCTTTATTGACGGCCCGGTGGAAGAAGCGTGCCGCATGGCAAACGACTTTGCCATCACCCATGAAATGGCCGATCTGCCGCCAGAGCTGTGGGCGTATCTGAAAGAACATCGCTTCTTCGCGATGATCATCAAGAAAGAGTATGGCGGCCTGGAATTCTCCGCTTACGCTCAGGCTCGCGTCCTGCAAAAGCTGGCGGGCGTCTCCGGGATCCTGGCGATTACCGTTGGCGTGCCTAACTCCTTAGGCCCGGGCGAACTGCTGCAGCATTACGGTACGGAAGAGCAGAAAGATCACTACTTGCCGCGTCTGGCACGCGGTCAGGAAATCCCTTGCTTCGCGCTGACCAGCCCGGAAGCGGGTTCCGATGCAGGCGCGATCCCGGATACCGGCGTGGTCTGCATGGGCGAGTGGCAGGGCGAGCAGGTGCTGGGCATGCGCCTGACCTGGAACAAGCGTTATATCACCCTGGCGCCAATCGCCACCGTTCTGGGTCTGGCCTTTAAGCTCTCTGACCCGGAAAAACTGCTGGGCGGCGAAGAAGATCTGGGCATTACCTGTGCGCTGATCCCAACCTCTACCCCAGGCGTTGAAATTGGTCGCCGTCACTTCCCGCTGAACGTGCCGTTCCAGAACGGTCCGACCCGCGGTCAGGACATTTTTGTGCCGATTGACTACATCATCGGCGGTCCGAAAATGGCCGGTCAGGGCTGGCGTATGCTGGTGGAATGTCTGTCTGTGGGCCGCGGCATTACCCTGCCGTCGAACTCAACCGGCGGTCTGAAGTCGGTCGCGATGGGGATTGGCGCTTACGCCCACATCCGCCGTCAGTTCAAAATCTCCATCGGCAAGATGGAAGGTATCGAAGAGCCGCTGGCGCGTATCGCGGGCAACGCCTACGTAATGGATGCCGCGGCTTCTCTGATTACCTACGGCATTATGCTGGGCGAAAAACCGGCCGTGCTGTCCGCAATTGTGAAGTACCACTGTACCCACCGCGCGCAGCAGTCGATCATTGACGCTATGGATATCGCGGGCGGTAAAGGCATTATGCTCGGCGAAGGCAACTTCCTGGCGCGCGGCTACCAGGGCGCACCGATTGCCATCACCGTGGAAGGGGCAAACATCCTGACCCGCAGCATGATGATCTTTGGTCAGGGCGCAATCCGCTGCCATCCGTACGTGCTGGAAGAGATGGCCGCCGCGCAGAACAACGACGTGGATGCCTTCGATAAGCTGCTGTTCAAACATATCGGTCACGTGGGCAGCAACAAGGTACGCAGCTTCTGGCTGGGCCTGACGCGCGGCCTTACCAGCGCGACGCCGACCGGCGATGCGACCAAACGTTACTACCAGCATCTGAACCGTCTGAGCGCCAACCTGGCTCTGCTGTCTGACGTCTCCATGGCGGTGTTGGGCGGAAGCCTGAAGCGTCGCGAGCGTATCTCTGCCCGTCTGGGGGATGTACTGAGCCAGATCTTCCTGGCCTCTGCGGTCCTGAAGCGCTACGACGACGAAGGCCGTCAGGAAGCGGATCTGCCGCTGGTGCACTGGGGCGTTCAGGATGCGATGTATCAGGCTGAACAGGCGATTGACGACCTGCTGGCGAACTTCCCGAACCGCTTCGTGGCGGGAGCCCTGCGCGCGGTGATCTTCCCGACCGGACGTCACCACCTTGCGCCGTCCGACAAGCTGGACCACAAGGTGGCGAAGATCCTGCAGGTACCGAGCGCAACCCGCTCCCGTATCGGTCGTGGTCAGTATCTGACGCCGACGCCGCATAACCCGGTGGGTCTGCTGGAAGAGGCGCTGCTGGACGTGATGGCTGCCGATCCGATTCACCAGAAGATCTGTAAACAGCTGGGCAAAAACCTGCCGTTTACCCGTCTGGACGAACTGGCAAAACAGGCGCTCGCCGGCGGCATTATCAATAAAGATGAAGCCGCGCTGCTGGTGAAAGCCGAAGAGAGCCGTCTGCGCAGCATTAACGTGGATGATTTCGAGCCGGACGAGCTGGCGACGCAGCCGGTAAAGCTCCCGGAGAAGCACCGCAAACCTGAAGCGGCGTAA
- a CDS encoding gamma-glutamyltransferase family protein gives MTKALDFTSGYASRRPPMMGRNAVATSQPLAAQAGMKMLQLGGNAVDAAIATAMALTVVEPTGNGIGSDAFAIVWDGEKLHGLNASGRSPASWHADLFAGKTAVPEIGWDAVTVPGAVSGWVALAERFGTLPLTTLAQPAIDYARNGFPVSPLIGHLWQRGYSKLKDQPGFSACFAPEGRAPRVGEIFRNPAQANSLELIARTNGEAFYRGELAQKIAAFAKEHGAHLTAEDLANHRVDWVELLSRDFAGGSVQELPPNGQGIATLIALGILEQCGIEKHHPDSVQSLHLSIEAMKLALADLDRYVADEDHMAFAAKELLSDHYLKSRAALINHEHASDFVYGSPTQSGTVYISTADASGMMVSFIQSNYMGFGSGIVVPDTGISLQNRGCGFVLDPNHPNALAGSKRPFHTIIPGFAMDGNGQPLMSFGVMGGPMQAQGHMQMALRIMLHGQNPQAAIDAPRWRVVQGREVIVESTFDRNTIAALRERGHQIVVEDPLQDYNFGGAQVIYRLPEGHYVAATESRKDGQALVS, from the coding sequence ATGACCAAAGCGCTTGATTTTACATCCGGTTACGCTTCACGCCGCCCGCCAATGATGGGCCGTAACGCCGTCGCCACGTCGCAACCGCTGGCGGCGCAGGCGGGAATGAAAATGCTGCAGCTGGGCGGCAACGCCGTGGATGCGGCGATTGCCACCGCGATGGCGCTGACGGTGGTTGAGCCGACCGGCAACGGGATCGGCAGCGACGCCTTTGCCATCGTCTGGGACGGCGAAAAGCTGCACGGCCTCAACGCGTCCGGTCGTTCGCCTGCGAGCTGGCATGCGGATCTGTTTGCCGGTAAAACCGCGGTGCCGGAAATTGGCTGGGACGCGGTGACCGTGCCGGGTGCGGTATCCGGCTGGGTCGCGCTGGCGGAACGCTTCGGCACGCTGCCGCTGACCACCCTGGCGCAGCCAGCCATTGACTACGCGCGCAACGGTTTCCCTGTCTCCCCGCTGATTGGCCATCTCTGGCAGCGCGGCTATAGCAAGCTGAAAGATCAGCCGGGCTTCAGCGCCTGCTTCGCGCCGGAAGGCCGCGCCCCGCGCGTGGGGGAAATCTTCCGTAACCCGGCGCAGGCGAACTCGCTGGAGCTGATTGCCCGCACCAACGGTGAAGCCTTTTACCGCGGCGAGCTGGCGCAGAAAATTGCCGCTTTCGCCAAAGAACACGGCGCGCACCTGACGGCTGAAGATCTGGCAAACCATCGTGTGGACTGGGTAGAGCTGCTGTCGCGCGACTTCGCGGGCGGTTCGGTGCAGGAATTGCCACCAAACGGCCAGGGGATCGCCACGCTGATTGCGCTCGGTATTCTGGAGCAGTGCGGCATTGAGAAGCATCATCCGGATTCAGTGCAGTCCCTGCACCTGTCCATTGAGGCGATGAAGCTGGCGCTGGCGGATCTCGACCGCTACGTGGCGGATGAAGACCATATGGCGTTCGCGGCGAAAGAGCTGCTGAGCGACCATTATCTGAAGTCGCGCGCGGCGCTTATCAATCACGAGCACGCCTCTGATTTCGTTTACGGTTCCCCGACGCAGAGCGGCACGGTCTACATCAGCACCGCCGACGCCAGCGGGATGATGGTTTCGTTTATTCAGTCCAACTACATGGGCTTCGGTTCAGGCATTGTGGTGCCGGATACGGGGATTAGCCTGCAAAACCGGGGCTGCGGGTTTGTGCTGGATCCCAATCACCCGAACGCGCTGGCGGGCAGCAAGCGACCGTTCCACACCATCATTCCGGGCTTTGCGATGGACGGCAACGGCCAGCCGCTGATGTCTTTCGGCGTGATGGGCGGGCCGATGCAGGCGCAGGGGCACATGCAGATGGCGCTGCGCATTATGCTGCACGGGCAAAACCCGCAGGCGGCAATTGATGCCCCGCGCTGGCGCGTGGTGCAGGGCAGGGAGGTGATCGTTGAATCGACCTTCGATCGCAATACCATCGCCGCGCTGCGCGAGCGGGGTCACCAGATCGTGGTGGAAGATCCGCTTCAGGATTACAACTTCGGCGGGGCGCAGGTGATTTACCGTCTGCCGGAAGGGCACTACGTTGCCGCGACGGAAAGCCGCAAAGACGGGCAGGCGCTGGTGAGTTAA
- the lpcA gene encoding D-sedoheptulose 7-phosphate isomerase translates to MYQDLIRNELNEAAETLANFLKDDANIHAIQRAAVLLADSFKAGGKVLSCGNGGSHCDAMHFAEELTGRYRENRPGYPAIAISDVSHISCVGNDFGYDHIFSRYVEAVGREGDVLLGISTSGNSGNVIKAIAAAREKGMKVITLTGKDGGKMDGTADVEIRVPHFGYADRIQEIHIKVIHILIQLIEKEMVK, encoded by the coding sequence ATGTACCAGGATCTTATTCGTAACGAACTGAACGAAGCGGCGGAAACGCTGGCGAACTTTCTGAAAGATGATGCCAATATTCACGCTATTCAGCGCGCAGCGGTCCTGCTTGCCGACAGCTTCAAAGCCGGTGGCAAAGTGCTTTCCTGCGGTAACGGCGGTTCCCACTGCGACGCTATGCACTTCGCAGAAGAGCTGACCGGACGCTATCGCGAAAACCGCCCGGGCTACCCGGCGATTGCGATTTCAGACGTGAGCCACATCTCCTGCGTAGGCAACGACTTCGGTTACGACCACATCTTCTCCCGCTACGTTGAAGCGGTAGGCCGTGAAGGCGACGTGCTGCTGGGGATCTCTACCTCTGGTAACTCCGGTAACGTGATCAAAGCGATCGCCGCCGCGCGTGAAAAAGGGATGAAAGTCATCACCCTGACCGGTAAAGATGGCGGTAAGATGGACGGTACGGCGGATGTCGAAATTCGCGTTCCGCACTTCGGTTATGCTGACCGTATTCAGGAAATTCACATCAAAGTGATCCACATCCTGATCCAGCTGATCGAAAAAGAGATGGTTAAGTAA
- a CDS encoding class II glutamine amidotransferase — protein MCELLGMSANVPTDICFSFTGLVQRGGGTGPHKDGWGITFYEGKGCRTFKDPQPSFNSPIAKLVQDYPIKSRSVIAHIRQANRGEVALENTHPFTRELWGRNWTYAHNGQLTGYKSLETGNFRPVGETDSEKAFCWLLHKLTERYPRTPGNMTAVFKYIATLASELREKGVFNMLLSDGRYVMAFCSTNLFWITRRAPFGVATLLDQDVEIDFQKETTPNDVVTVIATQPLTGNETWQKIMPGEWVLFCLGDRVI, from the coding sequence ATGTGCGAACTGCTCGGGATGAGCGCCAATGTGCCAACCGATATCTGCTTTAGCTTCACCGGGCTGGTTCAGCGCGGTGGAGGAACCGGGCCGCATAAAGACGGCTGGGGCATCACCTTTTACGAAGGCAAAGGGTGTCGCACGTTCAAAGATCCACAGCCCAGCTTTAACTCACCGATTGCCAAACTGGTTCAGGACTACCCGATCAAGTCCCGCTCGGTAATCGCCCACATCCGTCAGGCCAACCGTGGCGAAGTGGCGCTGGAAAATACCCATCCGTTTACCCGTGAACTGTGGGGCCGTAACTGGACCTACGCGCACAACGGGCAGCTCACGGGCTATAAGTCGCTGGAGACGGGCAATTTCCGCCCGGTCGGCGAGACGGACAGCGAAAAAGCCTTCTGCTGGCTGCTGCACAAGCTGACGGAGCGCTATCCCCGTACGCCCGGCAACATGACTGCCGTGTTCAAATACATCGCGACGCTGGCGTCTGAACTGCGTGAAAAAGGCGTGTTCAACATGCTGCTCTCTGATGGCCGCTATGTGATGGCGTTCTGCTCGACGAATCTGTTCTGGATCACCCGCCGTGCGCCGTTTGGCGTTGCGACGCTGCTCGATCAGGATGTGGAGATAGACTTTCAGAAGGAGACCACACCGAACGATGTGGTCACTGTTATCGCAACGCAGCCGCTGACGGGCAACGAAACCTGGCAAAAGATTATGCCAGGCGAGTGGGTGCTATTTTGTCTCGGGGACCGTGTAATTTGA
- a CDS encoding ABC transporter permease yields MAELTTQTVTPALPRAQNRVLKKFLANKSAVIGAVVVGFFVLVALLAPWIAPFDPVKANFLAVRKAPSAMYWFGTDELGRDILSRIIWGARTSLMAGCMSVVIAVVIGVPLGLVAGYFQKMWDGVISRFIEALLACPFLIMAIALGAFLGPSLTNAMIAIGLSAMPIFARLTRGQVIAIRNEEYIDGARAIGLPDRWIIIKYVLPNVMSPILVQATLAIASAIIAEASLSFLGLGQQPPNPSWGSMLNTAKGFLEQAPWMSVFPGVAIFLAVQGFNLLGDGLRDALDPRHD; encoded by the coding sequence ATGGCGGAACTGACGACGCAAACCGTTACGCCCGCGCTGCCGCGCGCGCAGAACCGGGTGCTGAAGAAATTCCTTGCCAACAAAAGTGCGGTGATTGGCGCGGTGGTGGTGGGATTCTTTGTGCTGGTGGCGCTGCTGGCGCCGTGGATTGCCCCGTTCGACCCGGTCAAAGCCAACTTCCTGGCGGTGCGCAAAGCGCCGTCGGCGATGTACTGGTTCGGCACCGACGAGCTGGGGCGCGACATTTTATCCCGCATTATCTGGGGGGCTCGCACCTCGCTGATGGCAGGTTGTATGTCTGTGGTGATTGCCGTGGTCATCGGCGTGCCGCTGGGGCTGGTGGCGGGTTACTTCCAGAAGATGTGGGACGGCGTGATCTCGCGGTTTATCGAGGCGCTGCTGGCCTGTCCGTTCCTGATCATGGCGATCGCGCTGGGGGCATTTTTGGGTCCGAGCCTGACCAACGCGATGATCGCCATCGGTCTTTCGGCGATGCCGATCTTCGCCCGCCTGACGCGCGGGCAGGTGATCGCCATTCGCAACGAAGAGTACATCGACGGCGCGCGGGCGATTGGCCTGCCGGACCGCTGGATCATCATCAAATACGTCCTGCCAAACGTGATGTCGCCGATCCTGGTGCAGGCCACGCTGGCCATCGCCTCGGCAATTATCGCCGAAGCCAGCCTGTCGTTTTTGGGGCTGGGGCAGCAGCCGCCCAATCCTTCCTGGGGCTCTATGCTCAACACCGCGAAAGGGTTTCTTGAGCAGGCGCCGTGGATGTCCGTTTTCCCCGGCGTGGCGATTTTCCTTGCCGTGCAGGGCTTTAATTTACTCGGTGACGGGCTGCGCGATGCGCTCGATCCGCGCCACGACTAA
- the dpaA gene encoding peptidoglycan meso-diaminopimelic acid protein amidase, with product MRKIALFIAMLLMPCMSFAGLLSSNSSTTPVSKEYKQQLMGSPVYIQIFKEERTLDLFVKMGETYQLLDSYKICNYSGGLGPKQRQGDFKSPEGFYNVQRSQLKPDSRFYKAINIGFPNAYDRAHGYEGKYLMIHGACVSIGCYAMTDSGIDEIFQFVTGALVFGQPNVQVSIYPFRMTDANMTRHKYSYYADFWKQLKPGYDYFEQTHKPPVVSIVDGRYVVSKPLSHEVVHPQLASNYTVPETK from the coding sequence ATGCGTAAAATCGCATTGTTCATTGCGATGCTTCTGATGCCGTGCATGTCGTTTGCCGGACTGCTCAGCAGTAATAGCTCAACGACGCCGGTCAGCAAGGAATATAAACAGCAGTTAATGGGATCGCCGGTTTATATTCAGATCTTCAAGGAAGAGCGCACTCTCGATCTGTTTGTCAAAATGGGCGAGACATATCAGCTGCTTGATAGTTACAAAATTTGTAACTACTCCGGCGGACTGGGGCCAAAACAGCGTCAGGGCGACTTCAAAAGTCCGGAAGGGTTCTACAACGTTCAGCGCAGCCAGCTCAAGCCTGACAGCCGCTTCTATAAAGCCATTAACATCGGCTTCCCGAATGCCTATGACCGTGCACACGGTTATGAAGGTAAATATCTGATGATCCACGGCGCCTGCGTGTCTATCGGCTGTTATGCGATGACCGACTCCGGCATTGATGAGATTTTCCAGTTCGTGACGGGCGCGCTGGTCTTTGGGCAGCCTAACGTACAGGTCAGCATCTATCCGTTCCGCATGACGGACGCCAACATGACGCGTCACAAGTACTCATACTACGCGGATTTCTGGAAACAGCTGAAGCCGGGTTACGACTACTTTGAGCAGACCCACAAGCCACCCGTGGTCTCTATCGTCGATGGCCGTTACGTGGTCAGCAAACCGCTGAGCCACGAAGTCGTCCATCCACAGCTGGCGTCAAATTACACGGTCCCCGAGACAAAATAG
- a CDS encoding Na(+)-translocating NADH-quinone reductase subunit A, translating into MFKIKKGLDLPIAGVPAQHVSTGASVRHVAIVGEDYLGMRPSMLVQEGDRVIKGQTLFEDKKNPGVMFTAPASGTVVAINRGERRVLQSVVIRIEGDEKREFAHYDIAELASLNRDAVQDQLLASGLWTALRTRPFSKSPVPGTEPAAIFVTAIDTNPLSVDPEPVILAQRKAFDAGLTILTRLTPGKVHVCQAGGGKPGGHPQGQVTFNEFSGPHPAGLVGTHIHFLEPVSLTKQVWHLNYQDVIAIGKLFTTGELCAERIIAIGGPQAANPRLVKTLLGADINELLVGETKEGENRLISGSVLSGRHAANAHAYLGRFHLQVSIVQEGREKELFGWVLPGAEKYSVTRTTLGHFLRNKLFSFSTSTHGGERAMVPIGNYERVMPLDILPTVLLRDLLAGDTDGAQALGCLELDEEDLALCTYVCPGKYEYGPVLREVLTRIEQEG; encoded by the coding sequence ATGTTTAAAATTAAAAAAGGACTTGATCTGCCGATTGCAGGCGTGCCAGCGCAGCACGTTTCGACAGGCGCAAGTGTCCGTCATGTCGCCATTGTGGGCGAAGACTACCTGGGTATGCGTCCTTCAATGCTGGTACAGGAGGGCGATCGCGTTATCAAAGGACAGACGCTCTTTGAGGACAAAAAAAATCCCGGCGTGATGTTCACGGCCCCCGCGAGCGGCACCGTTGTGGCCATCAACCGTGGCGAACGGCGCGTTCTGCAGTCGGTGGTTATCCGCATTGAGGGCGATGAAAAGCGTGAATTTGCCCATTACGATATAGCAGAACTCGCGTCGCTGAACCGCGACGCCGTTCAGGATCAGCTCCTGGCATCCGGTTTATGGACCGCGCTTCGTACGCGCCCCTTCAGCAAATCCCCTGTTCCGGGCACGGAACCGGCCGCGATTTTCGTCACGGCCATCGACACCAACCCGCTCAGCGTGGACCCGGAACCGGTTATCCTGGCGCAGCGAAAAGCTTTTGATGCAGGACTCACTATTCTAACCCGCCTCACGCCCGGAAAAGTGCACGTTTGCCAGGCCGGCGGCGGCAAGCCTGGCGGGCATCCGCAGGGGCAGGTCACGTTTAATGAATTTTCTGGCCCGCATCCGGCGGGGCTGGTCGGGACGCACATCCATTTCCTTGAGCCAGTCAGCCTGACGAAACAGGTCTGGCACCTTAACTATCAGGACGTCATCGCCATCGGTAAGCTCTTTACTACGGGTGAGCTCTGCGCTGAACGGATAATCGCCATCGGCGGACCGCAGGCTGCAAATCCGCGCCTGGTGAAGACGCTGCTGGGTGCTGACATCAACGAACTGCTGGTGGGGGAAACGAAAGAGGGCGAAAACCGCCTGATTTCCGGCTCGGTCCTCAGCGGCCGCCATGCGGCCAATGCGCACGCGTACCTGGGACGCTTCCATTTGCAGGTCAGCATTGTGCAGGAAGGGCGTGAGAAAGAGCTGTTTGGCTGGGTTCTGCCAGGCGCGGAAAAATACTCCGTCACCCGAACAACGTTGGGCCACTTCCTGCGTAATAAGCTGTTTAGCTTCTCAACCAGTACGCACGGCGGCGAGCGCGCCATGGTCCCGATTGGCAACTACGAGCGCGTCATGCCGCTGGATATTCTGCCCACCGTGCTGCTGCGCGATCTGCTTGCTGGCGATACCGACGGCGCGCAGGCTCTGGGCTGTCTGGAGCTTGACGAAGAAGATCTGGCGCTCTGTACCTATGTCTGTCCGGGCAAATATGAATATGGACCGGTATTGCGCGAGGTGTTAACCCGCATTGAGCAGGAAGGATAA
- a CDS encoding ABC transporter permease, whose product MLELICKRLLLAIPTLLLVSMMVFGLQKLLPGDPLIAMAGEERDPAVIAQLRAELNLDAPIPVQYFHWLTRALQGDLGVSLRTHEPVTQLIASKLPVTLELSLLAMIIALVFGISMGILAAVNKNSWVDHGANFVAISGISIPHFWLGILLILVFSVNLQWLPASGYVPFSEDPLQNLRTLLLPASVLGTGLAATLMRHTRASMIAVLKADYIRTARAKGLLPKAVILKHAFRNALVPVITLTTLLFGELLGGAVLTEQVFTIPGFGKMIVDSVFNRDYAVVQGVVLIVAIGFLMLNLLADVLYVLINPKMRG is encoded by the coding sequence ATGCTGGAACTGATTTGCAAACGTCTGCTGCTGGCTATACCAACCCTGCTGCTGGTGAGCATGATGGTCTTCGGGCTGCAAAAGCTGCTGCCCGGCGACCCGCTAATCGCCATGGCCGGGGAGGAGCGCGATCCGGCGGTCATCGCCCAGCTGCGTGCGGAACTGAACCTCGATGCGCCAATCCCCGTGCAGTATTTCCACTGGCTGACGCGGGCGCTGCAGGGCGATCTGGGCGTCTCCTTACGCACGCACGAACCGGTGACGCAGCTGATCGCCAGCAAGCTGCCGGTCACGCTGGAGCTGTCTCTGCTGGCGATGATTATCGCGCTGGTGTTTGGCATCAGCATGGGGATCCTCGCGGCGGTGAACAAAAATAGCTGGGTCGATCACGGGGCGAATTTCGTGGCGATCTCGGGGATCTCGATCCCGCACTTCTGGCTGGGGATCCTGCTGATTCTGGTCTTTTCGGTGAACCTGCAGTGGCTGCCCGCGTCCGGCTACGTGCCGTTCAGTGAAGATCCGCTCCAGAACCTGCGCACGCTGCTGCTGCCCGCGTCCGTGCTCGGAACGGGCCTCGCGGCGACGCTGATGCGCCATACCCGCGCTTCGATGATTGCGGTCCTGAAGGCGGATTACATCCGCACCGCGCGCGCTAAGGGGCTGCTGCCAAAGGCGGTGATCCTGAAGCATGCGTTTCGCAACGCGCTGGTACCGGTCATCACCCTCACCACGCTGCTGTTCGGCGAGCTGCTGGGCGGCGCGGTGCTGACCGAGCAGGTCTTCACTATTCCGGGCTTCGGCAAGATGATCGTCGACTCGGTATTTAACCGTGACTACGCGGTGGTGCAGGGCGTAGTGCTGATCGTGGCGATCGGCTTCCTGATGCTGAACCTGCTGGCCGACGTGCTTTACGTCCTTATCAACCCGAAAATGCGAGGTTAA
- a CDS encoding amidohydrolase, translated as MPGLKISILQQPLVWMDGPANLRHFDRQLEEITGRDVIVLPEMFTTGFAMEAAQQSMPQDEVVAWMHAKAQQTNALIAGSAALQTDRGPVNRFLLVEPEGKVHFYDKRHLFRMADEHHHYEAGHERVVFEWRGWRILPLVCYDLRFPVWSRNRNDYDLALYVANWPAPRSLHWQSLLVARAIENQAYVVGCNRVGTDGNGHHYRGDSRVVNPQGEIIATAEPHQATRIDAELSLTALQEYREKFPAWQDADPFSIG; from the coding sequence GTGCCTGGTTTGAAGATTTCTATTTTGCAGCAACCTTTAGTGTGGATGGATGGCCCCGCCAACCTGCGCCACTTTGATCGTCAACTGGAAGAGATTACCGGGCGCGATGTGATTGTCCTGCCGGAGATGTTCACGACCGGCTTCGCCATGGAAGCGGCACAACAGTCAATGCCGCAGGATGAGGTGGTGGCCTGGATGCATGCCAAAGCGCAGCAGACCAACGCGCTGATCGCCGGGAGCGCCGCCCTGCAAACGGATCGCGGGCCGGTGAACCGCTTCCTGCTGGTGGAGCCGGAAGGGAAAGTGCATTTTTACGATAAACGCCACCTGTTCCGCATGGCGGATGAGCATCATCACTATGAAGCGGGTCACGAGCGCGTGGTGTTCGAGTGGCGCGGCTGGCGTATTTTGCCGCTGGTCTGCTACGACCTGCGCTTCCCGGTGTGGTCGCGCAACCGCAACGATTACGACCTGGCGCTGTATGTTGCCAACTGGCCTGCACCGCGCTCCCTCCACTGGCAATCGCTGCTGGTAGCGCGCGCGATTGAGAACCAGGCGTACGTGGTGGGCTGTAACCGCGTGGGAACCGACGGCAACGGGCATCACTACCGCGGCGACAGCCGGGTGGTGAATCCGCAGGGCGAGATCATTGCCACCGCCGAGCCGCATCAGGCGACGCGCATTGATGCCGAGCTGTCGCTGACGGCGCTGCAGGAGTACCGCGAGAAGTTTCCGGCCTGGCAGGATGCGGATCCGTTTAGCATTGGCTGA